The following is a genomic window from Mustela lutreola isolate mMusLut2 chromosome 5, mMusLut2.pri, whole genome shotgun sequence.
GCGGGCGCGCCCAACTACAGCGCCTTCCTGCCCTACGCCGCCGACCTCAGCCTCTTTTCGCAGATGGTGAGTGCGCCGGGCCTGCCGCCGGCCCTCGCCTCGGCCGCCTCCCCCGGCGGCCCCGGAGCCCCGGGCGCGGGTGGCCGGGCGGCGCGGCGCGCGGGAgcgggggcgggcggggccgGCCCGGCGGGGGAGCGCGGGAGACCCGGCCCGCGGGTCCCGGGCGGCCGGGGGAGGCGGCGGGATCgccgggcggcgggcgggcgaCGGCCCCTGCGGCTCGGCCGGGGGTTGGCGGGAGGCCTGGGCCGCGAGCGGGGTCTCGGCGGGAGTCGGGGAGGCCGAAGCAGCAGGCCCGGGGCGCGCGGCTCCGGCCGGAGGTTGGGGCCAAAGTCGCTCGCGCCCCCGGCTCGGCGgtggcggcggggcgggcgggcggggttCCGGCAGCTCGGCCGGGGTTCTGCAGGACGCCCAGGACTGGCCGGCGCACCCCGCTCGCGCGACCTCTCCGGCTTTGGGGCCGGGCGGGGGAGACCCCGCTCCCTCCCGTTTTGGTGGGCCTCCTCCAGTTGTGTCCGACTTTGCAGAGGGAACCCTGGAAAGCCTGGAAGAGTTGATCAAAATAAACCTAACAATGGCGAGACCAGACGGGCGGGATGGGGTGTCTTAATGGAGTGCGTGCAAATTTGAGATGCGGGGGGGACTGGAAATAATTTTGGCGTGTGGAACGGTGTTTGCTTTGACTTTCGTAAGTTGccaaagttttcatttcttttgcaccGAATGAAAAGCACTTTTCTTTCCGCGTTACATAATGGAGGATTAAAGAAAACAGTCCCTGGGCTTAAAATAAATGCTGTCCTCCTAGTCTCCCGTCCCAGTGGGTGTCAGATGGGGGAGGGAGCTGCAAATTTAATTCTCCGCGGGGCATTCGCCATTCTGTCGGCCCAAAGGATCCATTTTCCTTGGTCTGACTGCAAGGTCGCGCTTAAACTTCGGGATGCTGCTGAATTGCGCGCGGGGCGCTGGGGGCCAGGGAGGCAGCCCCCCTTGCGCTGGGGCTGGCGGGATGACGCAGTTTGCAGGCACCCCGCTTgtctccccactctccccagaAGAGGCAGGAAATAAATACCCGCCAATTGTAAGCGAGAAAAGCGGCTGGTGtgtttttctgtaactttttctTGTAGTTTTGGAAAGAAAAGGTTATTTCTCTGAAAGCGGCCCCAGCTGCCTTTGAGATCGCTTGCTATCGAAAAAGATCAGCTCCCATTTTGTTCTGGCGGCTGGGGATGCCAGGGAAGCGATGAGAGATTTACAAGGTATCCTTTCAAAAAGAATTCGGGGTAGAGAAGAGGCCGAAATGTCGTCCTTACAGTTAcaaccaaaataatttgcaaagtaCATTTTGCAAAGATTGGGCAAAAACGAAATCTGGCCAGGGCAACCTTTTCTCAGTGGCATCCACCACTAAACTAATTAGTCAAATAAATATTCTGCTCTTTACAACTTCTCAGTCTGGAAACCCCCTCTGCTAATGTAAAAACTGGACCATGTTTATTtggagaattttaaattttaacagaGATTTTGAATACAGATGTGTGCTCTTTGGGAACAAGTCCCCCTCCCAAGCGAGTATTTGTAGGAGAGAAATGGAGCTGCGTGGTGGGACTCTGCACCCATTGTATGCGGCGGGGAAGGGAGATACgagatctttctctttttcttcctcctcttcctcctcctctcttcttcttcttcttctttttttttttttttttaaactaaggggAAACAATATAGAAATAACCCCCAAAAGGTATGAGTATGTGCTCGTGCTCTCCCTCTGATTCTCAGAAAGTAAGCCTAAATGCAAACTCTTGATTCTAGGCCTGGGCTTCCAAGCCCTTAAGATTGGGGATTTGGAAGTCAAAAGATAAAATTGTGAGTGAATGTCTGTCTGGGCAATTTATGGTAATAATGAGGCCTAATGAGGTTGTTAGaaagataaaatgttatttacCAAAAAACCTGATGGGATAATTTGACTTACTGTGTTTTACTACGGATGATAAAAAGAATATTGATCACAAATAAATCACAGCTTCTAAATGCCTGAGAACAGTTCGAGCTTCCTCTTGCCACATCACAGAGATAAAGTGAGAACTGGCCTAGGAGCGCGGTTCCCTTTCTCACAGCCGGGACTCCTGAGCCCTCCTGTTAATATTTTACCAGTTAAGCCCtccttttgtatttaaaaaaaaaaaaaaatggtgtttttgttattgttgttgatgATGGCcaggattaaaattttaaattacctgTCACCATGGTCGACCTTTAAGTGTGGGGAACCATTAAATGCAGATTAATTTGGGAGCTAAAAATAGTGTGCTTTCATTTTAAATTGCTGGTGGATTTGGACCCAAAGAAAACCCGAGATGGTTTATTTTGCTTGAACCCCTCAGGGTCGAAGGGAGGGGCTTTAGGCTTTAGGTTCAGTAGGTTTGGAGAAATTGTTTTATCAGCGCAGTTAAAAGGTTTTCCCTTCTCCTTAGCCTGAGATAAACTTGGAAATTAGGGCTGTTGAAGTTGTTGGgagtggtgggggtgaggggactGCGGGACGCCCCGGGAGAGTCTGTGGGGCCGCGGCTCCCGCTGTGGTCTTCTGGAAATGCATGGATTCTGGAACTTCTCTTgagtaatgaaataaaataaaataaagataaaaataaaagcaaaaccaaaccaaaacaaaaaacaacctcttCACGATGGGTGGAAGTTCAGTTTCTAGAGGCCGCTGATGGTTCTGACCCGTCACTTCCTCCCTGGGTGGTGCACTGGGGGCCTTCCTGTTCTCCAGCAGACAAGAGCCGCTCTTCCCCAATTTCCCAGTTTTGGGGACTcatcgcgctctctctctctgtttcttctcccccctcacccctgatctttctctctcctccctcggTGGGCTTTGTGGTTGCAGGGCTCACAGTATGAACTCAAAGACAACCCTGGGGTGCACCCTGCCACCTTCGCAGCCCACACGGCGCCAGCCTACTACCCCTACGGCCAGTTCCAGTACGGGGATCCCGGGCGGCCCAAGAACGCCACGCGCGAGAGCACCAGCACGCTCAAGGCCTGGCTCAATGAGCACCGCAAGAACCCCTACCCCACCAAGGGCGAGAAGATCATGCTGGCCATCATCACCAAGATGACCCTCACGCAGGTGTCCACCTGGTTCGCCAACGCGCGCCGCCGCCTCAAGAAGGAGAATAAGGTGACGTGGGGTGCGCGCAGCAAGGACCAGGAGGACGGAGCCCTTTTCGGAAGCGATACAGAGGGCGACCCCGAGAAGGCCGAGGACGATGAGGAGATAGACCTGGAGAGCATTGACATCGACAAAATCGACGAGCATGACGGCGACCAGAGCAATGAGGACGATGAGGACAAGGCCGAGGCCCCTCGCGCGCCGGCGGCACCGACGGCCCTTGCTCGAGACCAGGGCTCGCCGCTAGCAGCTGCCGACGCGCTCAAGTCCCAGGACTCGCCCCTGGGCCTGGTCAAAGAGGTCCCGGAGCCTGGCAGCACGCGCCTGCTGAGTCCCGGCGGCGGGTCGGGTGGCCTGCAGGGCGCCCCGCACAGCAAGCCCAAGATCTGGTCCTTGGCCGAGACCGCCACGAGCCCCGACGGCGCGCCCAAGGCCTCACCGCCTCCTCCCTCCGGCCATCCCGGCGCGCACGGGGCCCCCGCGGGTGCGCCGCTGCAACACCCCGCCTTCCTGCCCAGCCACGGACTGTACACCTGCCACATTGGCAAGTTCTCCAACTGGACCAACGGCGCGTTCCTCgcgcagggctccctgctcaacatgcGCTCCTTCCTGGGCGTCGGCGCGCCCCAAGCCGCGCCGCACGGCCCGCACctgcccgcgccgccgccgccgcagcccccAGTCCCTGTTGCTACAGGGGTGCTCCACGGTGACAAGGCCTCTGCTCGCAGCAGCCCCGCGCTCCCAGGTATGGGGCCCCCGGGGTGTCTGCCTCGCCCTGGGCCAGGAATCCGGAACCCAGGCGTAtcgtgggcggggggggggggggggggtggcggcagGCGGCAGGGAGCGCGCCGGCTCCGGAGGGGAGAGGCGGTGGCAGCCCAGCCCAGGGATGAGCAGTCATCTCTGCCTGGATTAGGGCACTGAGGCCCTGAGGCCTCGGCCCTGGGAGAGCTGAGTTCTACCTGCAGGCCTGCCtagtgaggggtggggggttttCCAAGACCCTGTCCTCGtagtgagagggagggagtgggtgggggagaggctcGCGAACTCAGGCAGCAACCCCTCTGCCCCTAACACTCACGCGCCCATGTCTTAacgctctgcttctccctccctcgcAGAGAGAGACCTCGTCCCCAGGCCGGACTCGCCGGCACAGCAGTTAAAATCTCCCTTCCAGCCCGTGCGCGACAAGTGAGTGCGGTTTGCTTGTGTCCTCCGTGTGGTCGGGGCCGGCGCGGAGCGGGGATGCGGGGCGaagggcgcgggggcgggggagctGAGCTGCGCCGGGCGGCAGCGTCCCACGGTCGTTGCGGAAGGGGCGCTGTCTGCcagcgcggggcgcggggcccgCCGGGCGCACCGGGTTTCTCCCGACCCGGGAGCCGCGCGGGGCAGGCGGCCACGCCCCCAGGCGCTCGGCCGGCAGAACCAGAACCGGTGCCTCGGGCTGCGGCGTCCGTCACTGACTTCTCGTGCTTCTTGTCTCCTT
Proteins encoded in this region:
- the IRX1 gene encoding iroquois-class homeodomain protein IRX-1 — encoded protein: MSFPQLGYPQYLSAAGPGAYGGERPGVLAAAAAAAAAASSGRPGAAELGAGAAAVTSVLGMYAAAGPYAGAPNYSAFLPYAADLSLFSQMGSQYELKDNPGVHPATFAAHTAPAYYPYGQFQYGDPGRPKNATRESTSTLKAWLNEHRKNPYPTKGEKIMLAIITKMTLTQVSTWFANARRRLKKENKVTWGARSKDQEDGALFGSDTEGDPEKAEDDEEIDLESIDIDKIDEHDGDQSNEDDEDKAEAPRAPAAPTALARDQGSPLAAADALKSQDSPLGLVKEVPEPGSTRLLSPGGGSGGLQGAPHSKPKIWSLAETATSPDGAPKASPPPPSGHPGAHGAPAGAPLQHPAFLPSHGLYTCHIGKFSNWTNGAFLAQGSLLNMRSFLGVGAPQAAPHGPHLPAPPPPQPPVPVATGVLHGDKASARSSPALPERDLVPRPDSPAQQLKSPFQPVRDNSLAPQEGTPRILAALPSA